In the Verrucomicrobiia bacterium genome, one interval contains:
- a CDS encoding diguanylate cyclase, with product MDSRKKRQIYLLVVENDPNYFYLIRKSLESNPLYLFRIDQASEVHDAFQKLRKNPYQMLLVESRLHDRDGLELLKEMHEVHMELPFVLMTDVRDDTIAREAIRHGVADLIIKNESQFHDLAALLDGSYKKYCMSHPRFALTDYMPSAQESERRAAPEIPDVPTRPIGDESKYRDEATGIYNHSFLHERLNTEFSAAVRYNYPISCVFIDLDHFKQVNEKNGFQTGDRLLKECAKVFFDNCRMSDVIARYGGEEFVVLMPHSGYAAALELADRLHKIFSMKTFFPETEQIQLTVSIGVSSFPEDPIQKRFELLSFASQAAMRAKVAGRNRITRYRDIVPTAIPDFPHLAISEDKITQFQRRITEVSDLAHRACLDASRALILTLDSKDKLTAGHSANTARYAAQVGELMGMTLDETEVLYHATLLHDIGKLCIPDEVLLKEGKLTFQEYEAMKQHPYLGYKILKPIKLLQEEAVLVLHHHEWFNGKGYPSQLKGNE from the coding sequence ATGGACTCAAGGAAGAAGCGGCAGATCTATCTGCTCGTGGTAGAGAACGACCCTAACTATTTTTATTTGATCCGCAAAAGCCTCGAAAGCAATCCGCTTTATTTGTTCCGAATCGACCAGGCTTCCGAAGTCCACGACGCTTTCCAGAAATTGCGCAAGAATCCCTACCAGATGCTGCTCGTAGAAAGCCGGCTCCACGACCGCGACGGGCTCGAGCTCCTTAAGGAAATGCACGAAGTGCATATGGAACTTCCCTTCGTCCTCATGACCGACGTGCGTGACGACACGATTGCGCGCGAAGCCATCCGCCACGGCGTCGCGGACCTCATCATCAAAAACGAAAGCCAGTTTCACGACCTCGCGGCGCTTCTCGACGGCTCTTATAAAAAGTACTGCATGTCGCACCCGCGCTTTGCGCTCACGGATTACATGCCGTCCGCGCAGGAAAGCGAACGGCGCGCGGCCCCGGAAATTCCGGACGTGCCCACGCGCCCCATCGGCGACGAATCCAAATACCGGGACGAAGCCACGGGCATCTACAATCACAGCTTCCTTCACGAGCGACTTAACACAGAATTTTCCGCGGCCGTCCGCTACAATTACCCGATATCCTGCGTGTTCATCGACCTCGACCATTTCAAGCAGGTGAACGAGAAAAACGGCTTCCAGACCGGCGACCGGCTGCTGAAAGAATGCGCGAAAGTCTTCTTCGACAATTGCCGCATGAGCGACGTCATCGCGCGCTACGGCGGCGAAGAGTTCGTGGTGCTGATGCCGCATTCCGGCTATGCCGCGGCGCTCGAGCTGGCCGACCGCCTGCACAAGATTTTTTCCATGAAGACTTTTTTCCCCGAGACGGAACAGATCCAGCTGACCGTCAGCATCGGCGTGTCGTCATTTCCCGAAGATCCGATCCAGAAACGTTTCGAACTGCTCAGCTTCGCGAGCCAGGCCGCGATGCGCGCCAAAGTCGCCGGGCGCAACCGCATCACGCGCTACCGCGACATCGTGCCCACGGCCATCCCTGATTTTCCGCATCTGGCCATCAGCGAAGACAAGATCACGCAGTTTCAGCGGCGCATCACGGAGGTGAGCGACCTGGCGCACCGCGCCTGCCTCGACGCTTCGCGGGCTCTCATCCTCACGCTCGACAGCAAGGACAAGCTGACGGCCGGGCATTCGGCCAACACGGCCCGCTACGCTGCGCAGGTCGGCGAGCTCATGGGCATGACGCTGGATGAAACCGAAGTGCTCTATCACGCGACGCTTCTCCACGACATCGGAAAATTGTGCATTCCCGACGAAGTTCTTTTGAAGGAAGGCAAGCTCACGTTCCAGGAATACGAGGCCATGAAGCAGCATCCTTATCTCGGCTACAAGATCCTGAAGCCGATCAAGCTGCTCCAGGAAGAGGCGGTGCTCGTGCTGCACCATCACGAGTGGTTCAACGGCAAAGGTTATCCCAGCCAGCTGAAGGGCAATGAGAT
- the cobA gene encoding uroporphyrinogen-III C-methyltransferase, producing MKKKARKGRVYFVGAGPGDPGLLTLRGREVLERADVVLYDGLVHPGLLEFCPKARKIPAVKHPHLPLGREGGSSYLSQDQINRLLGKYASQGKSVARLKGGDPLIFGRGGEEALFLKKKNIPFEFIPGVSAGTGVPAYAGIPVTDRALSSQVLFVTGHEDPAKNERAVDWKALGKFRGTLVSFMAVKNLFGIARDLRAGGKSAATPAAVIERGTLPEQRTVEGTLADIAAKVKRLGVQSPALAVIGPVAKLRRGLAWFEHKPLFGKTIVVTRARSQAGELKSLLEREGARVLEFPAIEILPPRGWTPLDRCVKQIRSFDWVLFTSVHGVESFFGRLAAAGKDVRSLAGVRFAVIGDSTRRSLLRHGVKADLMPVPYHSGALVKAFRALGPLAGQKMLLPRTNIAPEFLAEELAKAGAEITAVTAYRTLPSREGAKKLQQWLRYGGIDYVVFTSSSTVTYFFQALKGSGVRLKSRFVSIGPVTSRTLRSAGKKVFCQAREHTLQGLVKALAQARR from the coding sequence ATGAAGAAAAAAGCGCGCAAAGGCCGGGTTTATTTCGTGGGCGCGGGTCCCGGCGATCCCGGGCTGCTCACGCTTCGCGGCCGCGAAGTTTTGGAACGCGCGGACGTCGTGCTCTACGACGGGCTCGTGCATCCAGGGCTTTTGGAGTTTTGTCCCAAAGCCCGGAAGATTCCGGCCGTGAAGCATCCGCATCTGCCGCTCGGCCGCGAAGGCGGATCTTCTTATCTTTCCCAGGACCAGATCAACCGCCTGCTCGGAAAATACGCGTCGCAGGGAAAAAGCGTGGCGCGCTTGAAGGGCGGGGACCCGCTGATTTTCGGCCGGGGCGGGGAAGAGGCGCTTTTCCTGAAAAAGAAAAACATCCCTTTCGAATTCATTCCCGGCGTGAGCGCGGGCACCGGCGTTCCGGCCTACGCGGGCATTCCGGTGACGGACCGCGCGCTGTCGTCGCAGGTCCTTTTTGTCACCGGCCATGAAGATCCGGCGAAGAATGAGCGCGCCGTGGACTGGAAAGCGCTGGGAAAATTCCGCGGCACGCTTGTTTCGTTCATGGCCGTCAAAAACCTTTTCGGCATCGCGCGCGACCTGCGGGCCGGCGGAAAATCCGCGGCCACGCCCGCCGCCGTCATCGAGCGCGGCACGCTTCCGGAACAGCGGACCGTGGAAGGCACGCTCGCGGACATCGCGGCCAAAGTGAAACGCCTGGGCGTCCAGTCGCCCGCGCTCGCCGTGATCGGCCCGGTGGCGAAGCTGCGGCGCGGCCTTGCCTGGTTCGAACACAAGCCGTTGTTCGGCAAAACGATCGTGGTCACGCGCGCGAGATCGCAGGCTGGGGAATTGAAAAGTCTTCTCGAGCGCGAGGGCGCGCGCGTGTTGGAATTCCCCGCGATCGAGATCCTTCCGCCGCGGGGCTGGACGCCGCTCGACCGCTGCGTGAAACAGATCCGCTCGTTCGACTGGGTGCTTTTCACAAGCGTGCATGGCGTGGAATCTTTTTTCGGCAGGCTCGCGGCCGCGGGCAAGGACGTGCGCTCCCTCGCGGGCGTGCGCTTTGCCGTGATCGGCGATTCCACTCGGCGTTCGCTCCTGCGCCACGGCGTGAAAGCGGATCTCATGCCCGTGCCGTATCATTCCGGCGCGCTGGTCAAGGCGTTCCGCGCGCTCGGACCGCTCGCGGGACAAAAAATGCTGCTGCCCCGGACGAACATCGCGCCGGAATTTTTGGCGGAAGAACTTGCCAAGGCGGGGGCCGAGATCACGGCTGTGACCGCTTACCGCACGCTCCCCAGCCGGGAAGGCGCGAAAAAGCTGCAGCAGTGGCTGCGCTACGGCGGCATCGACTACGTCGTTTTTACCAGCTCGTCCACGGTCACGTATTTCTTCCAGGCCTTGAAAGGTTCCGGGGTCAGGCTGAAAAGCCGCTTTGTCTCGATCGGTCCCGTCACGAGCCGCACCCTCCGTTCGGCCGGGAAAAAAGTCTTCTGCCAGGCCCGGGAACATACTCTCCAGGGGCTGGTCAAAGCCCTCGCCCAAGCCCGCCGCTGA
- the hemC gene encoding hydroxymethylbilane synthase: MGEKKLRIGTRGSPLALYQANLVKTLVLKTAPDFSVEIVTIKTSGDREGVRSVNPFETKRVFTREIEDALLGKSVDLAVHSAKDVAAVLPPGLKVGAVLEREDVRDCVLTPDGKTLRQLKAGARVGTSSLRRKAQVIRLCPGVQVPDLQGNVDTRIAKMLRGDYEAIVLAYAGVKRIGLTQKVSEMLDPQKFYPAPGQGAILVETREKDALADEALRGVHDAPSALVLQCERSFLRHLEGGCQLPCGMWTRVENGRIEAGGALFSPDGLKAVEAHVSEPADHPHQAGVRLADMLLNQGGDAIIEKLRRSQP, from the coding sequence ATGGGCGAAAAAAAATTACGCATCGGCACCCGCGGCAGCCCGCTTGCTTTATATCAAGCCAATCTCGTGAAAACCCTCGTTCTGAAAACCGCGCCGGATTTTTCCGTGGAGATCGTGACGATCAAAACCAGCGGCGACCGCGAAGGCGTGCGAAGCGTGAACCCTTTTGAAACCAAGCGCGTGTTCACCCGTGAGATCGAAGACGCGCTGCTGGGCAAAAGCGTGGACCTTGCCGTGCACAGTGCCAAAGACGTGGCCGCGGTCCTGCCGCCGGGCCTGAAAGTGGGCGCGGTGCTGGAGCGCGAGGATGTGCGCGACTGCGTGCTGACTCCCGACGGGAAAACACTCCGCCAGCTCAAGGCCGGCGCGCGCGTGGGCACAAGCTCCCTGCGGCGCAAAGCGCAGGTGATCCGGCTTTGCCCCGGCGTCCAGGTGCCGGACCTCCAGGGCAATGTGGACACGCGCATCGCCAAAATGCTGCGGGGCGATTACGAGGCCATCGTGCTCGCTTACGCGGGCGTGAAACGTATCGGCCTGACGCAGAAGGTTTCGGAAATGCTGGACCCGCAAAAATTTTATCCCGCGCCGGGGCAGGGCGCTATTCTTGTGGAGACGCGGGAGAAGGACGCGCTCGCGGACGAGGCCTTGCGCGGCGTGCATGACGCTCCGAGCGCGCTTGTCCTGCAATGCGAACGCTCTTTCCTGCGCCACCTCGAGGGCGGCTGCCAATTGCCGTGCGGCATGTGGACCCGTGTCGAGAACGGCAGGATCGAAGCCGGCGGCGCGCTTTTCTCGCCTGACGGTTTGAAAGCGGTGGAAGCACACGTCTCCGAACCCGCCGATCATCCGCATCAGGCGGGGGTGCGGCTCGCGGACATGCTTCTCAATCAGGGCGGCGACGCCATCATCGAGAAATTGAGGCGCTCGCAGCCATGA
- the hemA gene encoding glutamyl-tRNA reductase — protein sequence MSFFVFGINHKSCPVEIREKIHFDKDKLRAALAASRDFTAVSELVILSTCNRVEFFGYSELEACPEETIYNVMESVHGAGRETFSPFVETRSGKDAIHYIFRVAAGLESLVIGENEILSQFRDAFRMANEEGTTHSVLYRLMEKALKIGKDVRHKTKINEGAVSIPSVAVELAEKIFGKLAGEKVMVVGTGEMGLLTLRNLKSSGAEIVYVASRDAEHGEKVATEFGAERIGHEDWSGALNAVDILITSTASAKPLITADQVRKVMAARRHRPLFVIDIAVPRNVDAHVHAIDDVYLYNIDDLKGVADANLNLRRKQMSDAEELTRAAVLAFSSWLEQLKARPTLERFETFLDQLIERELDSGLRESGLDEARKRKIKDNIRSRLLHAPIEKIKEASQNGGVKRYLEALRSLFDLDPHEEPKPENSERKP from the coding sequence ATGAGTTTTTTTGTTTTCGGCATCAACCATAAGAGCTGCCCGGTGGAAATTCGGGAGAAGATCCATTTTGACAAGGACAAGCTGCGCGCGGCGCTGGCCGCCTCGCGCGATTTTACCGCCGTGTCCGAGCTCGTCATCCTTTCCACCTGCAACCGCGTGGAATTTTTCGGTTATTCCGAACTCGAGGCCTGCCCCGAAGAGACGATCTACAACGTCATGGAATCCGTGCACGGCGCAGGCCGCGAGACGTTTTCACCGTTCGTGGAAACGCGCAGCGGTAAAGACGCCATCCACTATATCTTCCGCGTCGCGGCCGGCCTGGAATCGCTCGTCATCGGCGAAAACGAAATCCTCTCCCAATTCCGTGATGCCTTCCGCATGGCAAACGAGGAAGGCACCACGCATTCGGTGCTTTACCGCCTGATGGAAAAGGCGCTGAAAATCGGCAAGGACGTGCGCCACAAGACCAAGATCAACGAAGGCGCAGTCAGTATTCCCTCGGTCGCAGTCGAGCTCGCGGAAAAAATCTTCGGCAAGCTGGCCGGCGAAAAAGTCATGGTCGTGGGCACCGGGGAAATGGGGCTTCTCACGCTGCGTAACCTCAAGTCTTCCGGCGCCGAGATCGTGTATGTGGCGAGCCGCGATGCCGAGCACGGGGAAAAAGTCGCCACGGAATTCGGAGCGGAGCGCATCGGCCATGAGGATTGGAGCGGCGCGCTCAACGCGGTGGACATCCTGATTACGTCGACCGCCTCGGCCAAGCCGCTCATCACGGCTGACCAGGTGCGCAAGGTCATGGCCGCGCGGCGCCACCGCCCGCTTTTCGTCATCGACATCGCGGTGCCCCGCAACGTGGACGCGCACGTGCATGCGATCGACGACGTTTACCTCTACAACATCGATGATCTCAAAGGCGTGGCCGACGCGAATCTCAACCTGCGCCGCAAGCAGATGAGCGACGCCGAGGAATTGACGCGCGCCGCGGTGCTCGCGTTTTCGAGCTGGCTCGAACAGCTCAAGGCCCGCCCCACGCTCGAGCGTTTCGAGACTTTTCTCGACCAGCTGATCGAGCGGGAGCTGGATTCCGGACTCCGGGAATCCGGGCTGGATGAGGCGCGGAAAAGAAAAATCAAAGACAACATCCGCTCCCGGCTGCTGCATGCCCCGATCGAAAAAATCAAAGAAGCTTCCCAGAACGGCGGTGTCAAACGCTACCTGGAAGCGCTCCGCTCCCTTTTCGATCTCGACCCGCACGAAGAACCGAAGCCCGAAAACTCCGAACGCAAGCCGTAA
- the ccsA gene encoding cytochrome c biogenesis protein CcsA: MNLSLTLLWMTCLFYLVAFVFHSFSFSQAGNEKHSLAFAFMRLGFLVSTFYFFAEAVEHRYFLPVTHASQAMAFFAWSLAFVYLVLFVRIQNESFGLILTPILLAFSVLAGLSFRQGAAPAKVPEDAYFALHVVSAFFAYACFTISFAAGVLYLIQQHELKSRHHGRFYHKLPALEALEKLIFQPMVWGASLLFTAVTIGFVWSKAAFGQYWLADPKTLATLATILCYAAVLYQHYVSAMRGKRVIVFSLVAFGMVIVTFLGMRFVEGSHHYYQ; this comes from the coding sequence ATGAACCTCTCGCTCACGCTTCTCTGGATGACGTGCCTTTTTTATCTCGTCGCCTTTGTCTTCCACAGTTTTTCCTTCTCGCAGGCGGGCAATGAAAAACATAGCCTTGCCTTTGCCTTCATGCGCCTGGGTTTTCTGGTCAGCACGTTTTATTTCTTCGCCGAAGCCGTGGAGCACCGCTATTTTCTTCCGGTAACGCATGCCTCACAGGCCATGGCTTTTTTCGCGTGGTCGCTTGCTTTCGTGTATCTGGTCCTTTTCGTGCGCATCCAGAATGAATCGTTTGGGCTCATCCTGACGCCCATTCTCCTCGCATTTTCAGTCTTGGCCGGCCTCAGCTTCCGTCAAGGCGCGGCGCCCGCCAAGGTTCCGGAAGACGCGTATTTTGCCCTGCATGTGGTCAGCGCTTTTTTTGCCTACGCCTGCTTCACGATTTCTTTCGCGGCGGGCGTGCTGTACCTCATCCAGCAGCATGAGCTGAAATCCAGGCATCACGGCCGTTTTTATCACAAGCTTCCGGCGCTGGAAGCCCTGGAAAAACTCATCTTTCAGCCCATGGTTTGGGGCGCGTCGCTTCTTTTCACGGCGGTTACGATCGGTTTTGTCTGGTCGAAGGCCGCGTTCGGGCAATACTGGCTCGCGGATCCCAAGACGCTGGCCACGCTCGCCACGATCCTGTGCTACGCGGCGGTGCTTTACCAGCATTATGTTTCCGCCATGCGCGGCAAACGCGTCATCGTTTTCAGTCTCGTCGCGTTCGGCATGGTCATCGTTACGTTTCTCGGCATGCGCTTTGTCGAAGGCAGCCATCACTATTATCAATAA
- a CDS encoding diguanylate cyclase, with translation MRILVSDTDPSVLALVSTRLTARGYDVVEIEKKEMILPYLEQESADLILLSTEMDRLGSSCLIEKIRERPHLAKIPVIMMTDQDHLAELVVGQERGFDDFLIKPFDAFVLQLRVAINIRRTRERIDANALTHLPGNHAIDRIVTRKLETGEKFSVLYVDINNFKTFNDRYGFEKGDDVLRQTAKLLIEQAKKTILSGDYFIGHVGGDDFVVVLRPEFEAVYARGFLAEFDRVLVTYYNEEDQKRGHIRVTNRRGKRETFPLMSCSVAACNNLHRTYKSLGEIAQDAAQVKAFLKSQPGSHYLRDRRCEPIRQLEKAYEILSQETDAPKAAKETEELLGQALLSQGFITEEQLTQALKKHFQTGRRLGQILISMKAVKSEELGGVLEKKWGVPYVNLKQSAPSREALGMFSVDYMQSRKLVPLAKSETRLKVAMANPSDVAALADVERITGLKPDPCLVLENELEHFWANLSLEGLQEERVG, from the coding sequence ATGAGGATACTCGTTTCCGACACGGACCCGTCAGTTTTGGCGCTGGTGAGCACACGGCTCACGGCGCGCGGCTACGACGTTGTCGAAATCGAGAAGAAAGAAATGATCCTTCCTTACCTGGAGCAGGAGAGCGCCGACCTGATCCTGCTTTCGACCGAGATGGACCGCCTGGGCAGCTCCTGCCTGATCGAAAAAATCCGTGAACGGCCGCATCTGGCCAAAATCCCCGTCATTATGATGACCGATCAGGACCATCTGGCGGAACTCGTCGTGGGCCAGGAGCGCGGCTTCGACGACTTCCTGATCAAGCCCTTCGACGCTTTTGTCCTGCAGCTGCGCGTCGCGATCAACATCCGCCGCACGCGCGAGCGCATCGACGCGAACGCACTCACGCATCTTCCCGGCAATCACGCCATCGACAGGATCGTCACCCGCAAGCTGGAAACCGGGGAAAAGTTTTCGGTCCTGTACGTGGACATTAACAATTTCAAGACGTTCAACGACCGTTACGGCTTCGAAAAGGGCGACGACGTCCTGCGCCAGACCGCGAAGCTGCTCATCGAGCAGGCGAAAAAGACCATCCTCTCCGGGGATTACTTCATCGGGCACGTGGGCGGCGACGATTTCGTCGTGGTCCTGCGCCCGGAGTTCGAAGCGGTCTACGCACGGGGCTTTTTGGCCGAGTTTGACCGGGTGTTGGTGACCTACTATAATGAGGAGGACCAAAAGCGAGGCCACATCCGGGTGACCAACCGGCGGGGCAAGCGCGAGACGTTTCCTCTCATGTCGTGCTCGGTGGCGGCCTGCAACAATCTCCACCGCACCTACAAGAGCCTGGGTGAGATCGCGCAGGACGCGGCTCAGGTCAAGGCGTTCCTGAAGTCCCAGCCCGGAAGCCATTATTTACGGGACCGCCGCTGCGAACCCATCCGGCAGCTCGAGAAGGCGTACGAAATTCTGTCCCAGGAAACGGACGCGCCGAAGGCCGCGAAGGAAACCGAGGAGCTCCTGGGCCAGGCGCTTTTGTCGCAGGGCTTCATCACGGAAGAGCAGCTCACGCAGGCGCTGAAAAAACATTTTCAGACCGGAAGAAGGCTGGGGCAGATCCTCATCTCCATGAAAGCCGTTAAAAGCGAAGAGCTCGGCGGAGTGCTGGAGAAAAAATGGGGCGTGCCGTACGTGAATTTGAAGCAGTCGGCGCCGAGCCGCGAGGCGCTCGGGATGTTCAGCGTGGATTACATGCAGAGCCGCAAGCTGGTGCCGCTGGCAAAGTCGGAGACGCGGCTGAAAGTTGCAATGGCCAATCCGTCGGACGTGGCCGCGCTGGCCGATGTCGAAAGGATCACGGGGCTCAAGCCCGATCCCTGTTTGGTTCTCGAGAACGAACTCGAGCATTTTTGGGCAAATCTTTCTCTGGAAGGACTTCAGGAAGAACGCGTCGGATAG
- the panB gene encoding 3-methyl-2-oxobutanoate hydroxymethyltransferase, which translates to MAERPGLTAVRLTVKQIREKKGVEKIAVLTAYDYLFAGLVDQAGLDVVLVGDSLGMVLLGYESTVPVTMRDMMHHVKAASRGVKKALVVADMPFGSYDTPERALRNARRFMKEAGADAVKLEGGQAVRPQVEALVRAGIPVMGHLGLTPQSASQLGGYKVQGKTSAQAEEIFKDAVLLDKLGAFAIVLECVPAKLAGRITQEVCCPTIGIGAGAATDGQVLVLTDMLGFRGQVQPKFVRAYAELGKAAAKAFAQYRSDVVKGKFPSADESY; encoded by the coding sequence ATGGCAGAAAGGCCTGGCCTGACTGCCGTGCGCCTGACCGTCAAACAAATCCGCGAAAAAAAAGGCGTGGAAAAAATCGCGGTGCTGACTGCCTACGATTATCTCTTCGCGGGTCTTGTGGATCAGGCGGGCCTCGACGTCGTGCTGGTCGGCGATTCACTCGGCATGGTGCTGCTGGGTTACGAAAGCACGGTGCCCGTCACCATGCGCGACATGATGCATCACGTGAAGGCGGCCTCGCGCGGCGTGAAAAAGGCGCTTGTTGTGGCGGATATGCCATTCGGCTCTTACGACACGCCGGAGCGCGCGCTGCGCAATGCCAGGCGTTTCATGAAAGAAGCGGGCGCGGACGCGGTGAAGCTCGAAGGCGGCCAAGCCGTCCGCCCGCAGGTCGAGGCCCTCGTCCGGGCCGGGATTCCGGTGATGGGGCATCTGGGCCTCACGCCGCAAAGCGCGAGCCAGCTGGGCGGCTACAAAGTGCAGGGCAAAACGAGCGCGCAGGCCGAAGAAATTTTCAAAGATGCCGTTTTACTGGATAAACTCGGCGCTTTCGCGATCGTCCTGGAATGCGTGCCGGCGAAGCTCGCCGGAAGAATCACCCAAGAAGTGTGCTGCCCCACGATCGGCATCGGTGCGGGCGCGGCAACGGACGGCCAGGTGCTTGTCCTGACGGATATGCTGGGATTCCGCGGCCAAGTGCAGCCGAAATTCGTGCGGGCTTACGCGGAGCTCGGCAAGGCCGCGGCCAAAGCCTTCGCGCAGTATCGCAGCGACGTTGTGAAAGGGAAGTTTCCATCGGCAGATGAAAGCTATTAA
- a CDS encoding bifunctional 5,10-methylenetetrahydrofolate dehydrogenase/5,10-methenyltetrahydrofolate cyclohydrolase, producing the protein MPVSQAKLLEGKILAASLREQIQNDVAGFAARGLEKPSLLALQAGADSSADWYIGQQEKAAEKLGIGFQRILPGAWNDTESLVRKIKEAQASVTGLFIAMPLPKNFDTDQVLMALDPKKDVEGVHPASLGLIVLRKAKLIPPTAYAAFSLIKSTGVPLRGKRAVVIGQSAIVGKPVQMLLGEERATTTVCNSGTSQEDLQKIVSESDIVVACAGQPRLVKGAWIKPGAIVIDVGTTEVEGKLVGDVEFEAAAQRAEFITPVPGGVGPLTVTMLMQNLIHAYKWQKGLA; encoded by the coding sequence ATGCCGGTGAGCCAAGCTAAACTCCTGGAAGGAAAAATCCTGGCCGCGAGCCTGCGCGAGCAGATTCAAAATGACGTGGCCGGCTTTGCCGCTCGTGGCCTTGAAAAGCCGTCGCTTTTGGCCCTGCAGGCCGGGGCGGATTCTTCCGCGGACTGGTACATCGGCCAGCAGGAAAAGGCCGCGGAAAAACTGGGCATCGGCTTTCAAAGGATTCTTCCCGGCGCCTGGAACGACACGGAATCGCTGGTGAGAAAAATCAAAGAAGCGCAGGCCTCCGTGACCGGCCTGTTCATTGCCATGCCGCTTCCCAAGAATTTCGATACGGACCAGGTGCTCATGGCGCTCGATCCGAAAAAAGACGTGGAAGGCGTGCATCCCGCGAGCCTGGGACTCATCGTGCTGCGCAAGGCGAAACTCATTCCTCCGACGGCGTACGCCGCGTTTTCGCTCATCAAATCGACGGGCGTGCCGCTGCGCGGCAAACGGGCTGTCGTGATCGGGCAAAGCGCGATCGTGGGCAAGCCGGTGCAAATGCTGCTCGGCGAAGAGCGCGCCACGACGACCGTGTGCAACAGCGGGACTTCGCAGGAAGACCTGCAGAAAATTGTTTCGGAAAGCGACATCGTCGTCGCCTGCGCGGGCCAGCCGCGACTGGTCAAAGGCGCGTGGATAAAACCCGGCGCCATCGTGATCGACGTGGGTACGACCGAAGTCGAAGGCAAGCTCGTGGGCGACGTGGAATTCGAAGCGGCGGCTCAGCGCGCGGAGTTCATCACGCCGGTTCCGGGCGGCGTGGGCCCGCTCACCGTGACCATGCTCATGCAGAACCTGATCCACGCGTACAAATGGCAGAAAGGCCTGGCCTGA
- a CDS encoding cyclodeaminase/cyclohydrolase family protein, with the protein MEKFTQLSLEQYLHELSSDRPVPGGGSVSAYVASLAMGLSQMVIRIALKRKKKAGASLEEEARETQRRSTLENVLESLEKAKRDAFQIVNLDPEIYEQVMSAWGGDETKMEDALHNSFRLQADLAFLIVMAAEWNVSLDELISGSIKNDLLVSAGLLKGAFHGAYHTAMINVKYMKNTARKEKCEKALEELKVRFQKGKVHAGEPS; encoded by the coding sequence ATGGAAAAATTTACCCAGCTTTCTCTCGAACAATACCTTCATGAACTCTCCAGCGACCGTCCCGTGCCCGGCGGCGGCAGTGTTTCTGCTTATGTCGCGTCTCTGGCCATGGGCCTTTCCCAGATGGTCATCCGCATTGCGCTGAAGCGCAAGAAAAAAGCCGGCGCCAGCCTCGAAGAAGAAGCGCGCGAGACTCAGCGCCGCTCAACACTCGAGAATGTCCTCGAATCGCTCGAAAAAGCCAAACGCGACGCCTTCCAGATCGTCAACCTCGACCCCGAAATATACGAACAGGTCATGAGCGCCTGGGGCGGCGATGAAACCAAAATGGAAGACGCGCTTCACAATTCTTTCCGCCTGCAGGCCGACCTCGCGTTTCTGATCGTGATGGCCGCGGAATGGAACGTGTCGCTTGATGAACTGATCTCGGGCTCGATCAAAAACGATTTGCTCGTCAGCGCCGGCCTTTTGAAAGGCGCGTTCCACGGCGCGTATCACACGGCCATGATCAACGTCAAATACATGAAGAACACGGCGCGCAAGGAAAAGTGCGAAAAGGCGCTGGAAGAATTAAAAGTGCGTTTTCAAAAGGGGAAGGTCCATGCCGGTGAGCCAAGCTAA
- a CDS encoding glycosyltransferase — MPEISVIIPTYNRCRVLKRALESVFDQEGSSFEVVVVDDGSTDNTESWISQEFPEVRYFSQENRGPSAARNRGLKEARGEWIAFLDSDDEWKPGKLGAQLEFFAENPECGIAQTEEIWVRNGTRVNPMNKHKKKGGRIFEHCLELCRVSPSAVMIHRRIFESVGLFDEAFPACEDYELWLRIAAREPIGLIDKPYVIKYGGHADQRSREFPAMDRFRMAALVKILREGALSDADEKNAREMLRVKAEIYRLGAAKRQKEDEIRKIETLLREIEQNKPLSSDYRAWLDSSAVPA; from the coding sequence ATGCCTGAAATCAGCGTCATTATTCCCACTTACAACCGTTGCCGCGTGCTCAAGCGAGCGCTGGAATCGGTATTCGACCAGGAAGGCTCCTCCTTCGAGGTCGTGGTCGTGGACGACGGCTCCACAGACAATACCGAATCCTGGATCAGCCAGGAATTTCCCGAAGTACGTTATTTTTCCCAGGAAAACCGCGGGCCTTCCGCGGCACGCAATCGGGGGCTCAAGGAAGCGCGCGGAGAATGGATCGCGTTTCTGGATTCGGACGACGAATGGAAACCCGGCAAGTTGGGGGCGCAGCTCGAGTTCTTCGCGGAAAATCCGGAGTGCGGTATCGCGCAGACCGAAGAAATCTGGGTACGGAACGGCACGCGCGTCAATCCGATGAACAAGCACAAGAAAAAAGGCGGCCGCATTTTCGAGCATTGCCTTGAACTTTGCCGTGTAAGCCCGTCGGCCGTCATGATCCACCGCCGCATCTTCGAAAGCGTGGGGCTTTTCGACGAGGCCTTCCCCGCCTGCGAAGATTACGAACTCTGGCTGCGCATCGCGGCACGCGAACCCATCGGTCTCATCGACAAGCCCTACGTCATCAAATACGGCGGCCATGCGGACCAGCGTTCACGCGAATTTCCGGCCATGGACCGTTTCCGCATGGCGGCGCTGGTCAAAATTCTGCGCGAAGGCGCGCTCTCGGACGCGGACGAAAAAAATGCGCGCGAGATGCTGCGTGTCAAAGCGGAGATTTACCGGCTCGGCGCGGCCAAACGTCAAAAGGAAGACGAAATCCGCAAAATCGAGACTCTGCTCCGTGAAATCGAACAGAACAAGCCGCTTTCCTCGGATTATCGCGCATGGCTGGATTCTTCGGCGGTGCCGGCATGA